In Promicromonospora sp. Populi, one genomic interval encodes:
- a CDS encoding ABC-F family ATP-binding cassette domain-containing protein, with the protein MITAHGVELRVGARVLLSEATFRVASGDRIGLVGRNGAGKTTLTKTLAGETQPTGGQIVRGTDIGYLPQDPRTGDLEVLAMDRVLSARGLDKVIAKMRAAEGEMASADVATQEAAMERYPKLEARFLAAGGYAAESEAQIITANLGLDDRVLAQPLGTLSGGQRRRIELARILFSGVETLLLDEPTNHLDADSIMWLRDYLKAYNGGFIVISHDTDLLRATVNKVFHLDANRGELDQYNLGWDSYLEQRDTDERRRRRERANAEKKAGTLLAQAEKMRAKATKATAAQNMIKRAEKMMSGLEAERVSDRVANLRFPTPAPCGRTPLTASGLSKAYGSQEVFAGVDLAIDRGSRVVILGFNGAGKTTLLRILAGVEAPDTGQVEPGHGLKLGYYAQEHDTLDMNVTVVENLRHAAPDLTDTQVRSVLGSFLFSGDDAYKPTNVLSGGEKTRLALATIVVSGANVLLLDEPTNNLDPASRAEILGALKTYEGAVVMVTHDDGAVEALEPERVLLLPDGDEDLWNDSYQELVSLA; encoded by the coding sequence GTGATCACTGCCCATGGCGTCGAGCTGCGCGTCGGCGCGCGCGTGCTGCTGAGCGAGGCGACCTTCCGGGTCGCCTCGGGCGACCGGATCGGCCTGGTCGGCCGGAACGGTGCCGGCAAGACCACGCTGACCAAGACGCTGGCGGGGGAGACCCAGCCGACGGGCGGGCAGATCGTGCGCGGCACCGACATCGGCTACCTGCCGCAGGACCCGCGCACTGGTGACCTCGAGGTCCTGGCGATGGACCGCGTGCTGTCCGCGCGGGGCCTGGACAAGGTCATCGCGAAGATGCGCGCGGCCGAGGGCGAGATGGCGTCGGCGGACGTCGCCACCCAAGAGGCCGCGATGGAGCGCTACCCCAAGCTGGAGGCGCGGTTCCTGGCCGCCGGCGGGTACGCCGCCGAGTCCGAGGCGCAGATCATCACCGCGAACCTGGGCCTGGACGACCGGGTGCTGGCGCAGCCGCTCGGCACGCTCTCCGGTGGTCAGCGCCGCCGGATCGAGCTGGCCCGCATCCTGTTCAGCGGCGTCGAGACGCTGCTCCTGGACGAGCCCACGAACCACCTCGACGCGGACTCGATCATGTGGCTGCGCGACTACCTCAAGGCGTACAACGGCGGGTTCATCGTGATCAGCCACGACACCGACCTGCTGCGCGCCACCGTGAACAAGGTGTTCCACCTGGACGCCAACCGGGGTGAGCTCGACCAGTACAACCTGGGCTGGGACAGCTACCTGGAGCAGCGCGACACGGACGAGCGGCGTCGTCGGCGCGAGCGGGCCAACGCCGAGAAGAAGGCGGGCACGCTGCTCGCCCAGGCCGAGAAGATGCGCGCCAAGGCGACCAAGGCCACAGCCGCGCAGAACATGATCAAGCGCGCCGAGAAGATGATGTCCGGCCTGGAGGCCGAGCGCGTCTCCGACCGCGTGGCCAACCTGCGCTTCCCGACGCCGGCGCCCTGCGGGCGCACACCCCTGACCGCGAGCGGCCTGTCCAAGGCGTACGGGTCCCAGGAGGTGTTCGCCGGGGTGGACCTCGCGATCGACCGCGGGTCCCGCGTGGTCATCCTCGGCTTCAACGGAGCCGGCAAGACGACGCTGCTCCGTATCCTCGCGGGCGTCGAGGCGCCCGACACCGGCCAGGTGGAGCCCGGCCACGGGCTCAAGCTCGGCTACTACGCGCAGGAGCACGACACGCTCGACATGAACGTGACGGTCGTGGAGAACCTGCGGCACGCCGCGCCCGACCTCACGGACACGCAGGTGCGCTCGGTGCTCGGCTCGTTCCTGTTCAGCGGGGACGACGCCTACAAGCCGACCAACGTGCTGTCCGGCGGCGAGAAGACGCGCCTGGCGCTGGCGACGATCGTCGTGTCCGGCGCGAACGTGCTGCTGCTCGACGAGCCGACCAACAACCTCGACCCCGCGTCGCGCGCCGAGATCCTCGGCGCCCTGAAGACGTACGAGGGCGCGGTAGTGATGGTGACTCACGACGACGGCGCCGTGGAAGCCCTGGAGCCCGAGCGCGTCCTGCTCCTGCCCGACGGCGACGAGGACCTCTGGAACGACAGCTACCAGGAACTGGTCTCCCTGGCCTGA
- a CDS encoding SURF1 family protein, which translates to MNESSTADESRGPRTTRQWVILAVAALVLAALCLVAGRWQWNRYETREAEINLIEANWSAPAVPLGEVLDGPGAVLPTSEVWRPVELEGHYVTDATVLLRNRPVAGRNGYHVLVPFETQVDGQDVVIVINRGTVPLGRDAQGPDAVPAPPSGTVTVVASLRADEPASDRGTPPGQVQAISTAQVLAAGPEGAAWAAGRTVGAYGALRTEEPAPDVELATLPKPDTDPGSHLSYAFQWCIFALGAIGGYILLWRRERGALRGETVSAGDLLLASADADDAAGVRARRQPRDRRPTPEDEEDALIEAQLH; encoded by the coding sequence GTGAACGAGAGCAGCACTGCCGACGAGTCCCGCGGCCCCCGCACCACCCGGCAGTGGGTGATCCTCGCGGTGGCCGCCCTCGTGCTCGCCGCGCTGTGCCTGGTGGCGGGGCGTTGGCAGTGGAACCGGTACGAGACGCGCGAGGCCGAGATCAACCTCATCGAGGCCAACTGGTCGGCACCCGCCGTGCCGCTGGGCGAGGTGCTGGACGGGCCCGGCGCGGTGCTCCCCACCTCCGAGGTCTGGCGGCCGGTCGAGCTGGAGGGGCACTACGTCACCGACGCGACGGTGCTGCTGCGCAACCGGCCCGTCGCCGGGCGCAACGGGTACCACGTGCTGGTTCCCTTCGAGACCCAGGTCGACGGTCAGGACGTCGTGATCGTGATCAACCGCGGCACGGTCCCGCTCGGGCGCGACGCGCAGGGTCCCGACGCGGTCCCCGCGCCGCCGTCGGGCACCGTGACCGTCGTGGCGTCCCTGCGGGCGGACGAACCGGCGTCAGACCGCGGCACGCCGCCCGGGCAGGTCCAGGCCATCTCGACGGCCCAGGTGCTCGCGGCGGGGCCCGAAGGGGCCGCGTGGGCCGCGGGCCGCACCGTCGGCGCGTACGGCGCGCTGCGCACGGAGGAGCCGGCGCCCGACGTCGAGCTCGCCACCCTGCCGAAGCCCGACACCGACCCGGGGTCGCACCTGTCGTACGCGTTCCAGTGGTGCATCTTCGCGCTCGGCGCGATCGGCGGGTACATCCTGCTGTGGCGCCGCGAGCGCGGGGCGCTCCGCGGCGAGACGGTCTCGGCGGGCGACCTCCTGCTCGCCTCGGCCGACGCGGACGACGCCGCTGGTGTGCGGGCGCGCAGGCAGCCGCGCGACCGCCGTCCGACCCCCGAGGACGAGGAAGACGCGCTGATCGAGGCGCAACTGCACTGA
- a CDS encoding DUF3099 domain-containing protein has translation MSEPVPSITSAPEPLAVDQARRTRSYLIQMSIRVVCIIGAVVVDGWLRWALVAAAVVLPYSAVLIANSGRDHVTHDTSPVTPQPAPALTELPDVAAPAPGAPAPGAAGDGPDSPGVPTAPGAGRVIDHVDD, from the coding sequence ATGAGCGAGCCGGTCCCTTCCATCACCTCGGCCCCCGAGCCGCTGGCGGTGGACCAGGCGCGCCGCACCCGCAGCTACCTCATCCAGATGTCGATCCGGGTGGTCTGCATCATCGGCGCCGTCGTGGTGGACGGCTGGCTCCGGTGGGCGCTGGTCGCCGCCGCGGTGGTGCTCCCGTACTCGGCTGTGCTCATCGCCAACTCCGGGCGGGACCACGTCACGCACGACACCTCCCCCGTCACGCCCCAGCCCGCCCCGGCGCTCACGGAGCTGCCCGACGTCGCTGCGCCCGCCCCGGGCGCACCCGCCCCGGGCGCCGCTGGCGATGGCCCGGACTCCCCCGGTGTCCCGACCGCGCCCGGTGCCGGGCGCGTCATCGACCACGTGGACGACTGA
- the fabG gene encoding 3-oxoacyl-ACP reductase FabG, producing the protein MTTTPASDSFAAGPSGRVVVVTGAARGIGRAIAERFVADGDRVATIYRGGDLPKGVEGYVADITDTAAVDAAFTAIEADLGPVEVLVANAGVTKDQLLMRMSDEDFESVVNVNLTGTFRCVRRASKGMIRARKGRIVLVGSIVGLSGGTGQVNYSSSKAALVGMARSISRELGARGITANVVAPGYVETDMTAALPENVREGYLKTIPAARFAATDEIASVVSFVASEAAGYVTGAVIPVDGGLGMGH; encoded by the coding sequence GTGACCACCACGCCTGCCAGTGACAGCTTTGCCGCAGGCCCCTCGGGCCGCGTAGTAGTCGTGACGGGTGCCGCTCGCGGCATCGGCCGCGCCATCGCCGAGCGTTTTGTGGCCGACGGCGACCGTGTCGCCACGATCTACCGCGGTGGCGACCTGCCCAAGGGTGTCGAGGGCTATGTGGCCGACATCACGGACACCGCGGCCGTCGACGCCGCGTTCACCGCCATCGAGGCCGACCTGGGACCCGTCGAGGTGCTGGTCGCCAACGCCGGGGTGACCAAGGACCAGCTCCTCATGCGGATGAGCGACGAGGACTTCGAGTCGGTGGTCAACGTGAACCTCACGGGGACGTTCCGCTGCGTGCGCCGCGCGTCCAAGGGCATGATCCGGGCCCGCAAGGGGCGCATCGTGCTGGTCGGCTCGATCGTCGGCCTGTCCGGCGGCACCGGCCAGGTCAACTACTCGTCGTCCAAGGCGGCTCTGGTGGGCATGGCCCGCTCGATCAGCCGCGAGCTCGGCGCGCGCGGCATCACGGCCAACGTCGTCGCGCCGGGCTATGTCGAGACCGACATGACCGCCGCGCTCCCCGAGAACGTGCGCGAGGGCTATCTGAAGACCATCCCGGCCGCCCGGTTCGCTGCGACCGACGAGATCGCATCGGTGGTCTCGTTCGTCGCGTCCGAAGCCGCGGGCTACGTCACCGGCGCCGTCATCCCCGTCGATGGCGGGCTCGGGATGGGGCACTGA
- the fabI gene encoding enoyl-ACP reductase FabI: MGLLEGKQLLITGVLTDSSIAFHAARLAQEEGAQVVLSSFGRQMKLTQAFAKRLPVEAPVVELDATSQENLDGLADAVRAAGFDRIDGLVHSIGFAPQSVMGGNFLTGTWEDVATALHVSTFSYKSIAVAAKPLMTDGGSVVGLTFDAQFAWPVYDWMGVAKAGLESANRYLARDLGPEGIRCNLISAGPIRTTAAKSIPGFATMEDAWPTRAPLGWDQTTAEPAARGVVALLSDWFPATTGEIVHVDGGVHAMGQ; the protein is encoded by the coding sequence ATGGGTCTCCTCGAAGGTAAGCAGCTGCTCATCACGGGCGTGCTGACGGACTCGTCGATCGCGTTCCACGCCGCCCGGCTCGCTCAGGAGGAGGGTGCACAGGTTGTGCTCTCGTCCTTCGGGCGACAGATGAAGCTCACCCAGGCCTTTGCCAAGCGCCTGCCCGTCGAGGCTCCGGTGGTCGAGCTGGACGCCACCAGCCAGGAGAACCTCGACGGCCTGGCCGACGCGGTGCGTGCGGCGGGCTTCGACCGGATCGATGGCCTGGTGCACTCGATCGGGTTCGCGCCGCAGTCCGTCATGGGCGGCAACTTCCTCACGGGCACCTGGGAGGACGTCGCCACCGCGCTGCACGTCTCCACGTTCTCGTACAAGTCGATCGCCGTGGCGGCCAAGCCGCTGATGACCGACGGCGGCTCCGTCGTCGGGCTGACGTTCGACGCGCAGTTCGCCTGGCCGGTCTACGACTGGATGGGTGTGGCCAAGGCCGGCCTGGAGTCCGCGAACCGCTACCTGGCGCGCGACCTCGGCCCCGAAGGCATCCGGTGCAACCTCATCTCGGCAGGACCGATCCGGACCACCGCCGCCAAGTCCATCCCGGGCTTCGCGACGATGGAGGACGCCTGGCCTACCCGAGCCCCGCTCGGCTGGGACCAGACCACCGCAGAGCCGGCCGCGCGCGGCGTGGTCGCGCTCCTGTCGGACTGGTTCCCGGCGACCACCGGTGAGATCGTGCACGTCGACGGCGGCGTGCACGCCATGGGTCAATGA
- a CDS encoding histidine phosphatase family protein, producing the protein MGRASGTEPTTSPSRRLVLLRHAKAEPPSELSDEQRPLALRGREQAVKVGAALVAAGLVPDAVLVSGALRTRQTWDLARKHLGEPAVSFTDDLLGAMPRGVLALVRELDPATRTVLVIGHEPAMAATAELLAGPGSEDGALAQVRVGVPTATYAVLEADEDWSAWDRKMARLTEVTRPNA; encoded by the coding sequence ATGGGCAGAGCGTCGGGCACGGAGCCCACCACATCGCCGTCTCGGCGTCTGGTGTTGCTCCGGCACGCGAAGGCGGAGCCGCCGTCGGAACTCTCCGACGAGCAGCGGCCGCTCGCGCTGCGTGGCCGGGAACAGGCGGTGAAGGTCGGCGCGGCGCTGGTCGCGGCAGGCCTCGTGCCCGACGCCGTCCTCGTCTCCGGGGCGCTGCGCACGCGCCAGACGTGGGACCTCGCGCGCAAGCATCTCGGCGAACCGGCGGTGTCCTTCACCGACGACCTGCTGGGAGCGATGCCACGTGGTGTCCTCGCTCTGGTGCGCGAGCTGGACCCCGCAACCCGGACCGTCCTCGTGATCGGTCATGAGCCCGCCATGGCGGCCACCGCCGAGCTCCTGGCCGGTCCGGGTTCGGAGGACGGCGCCCTCGCGCAGGTGCGTGTCGGCGTCCCGACGGCGACGTACGCGGTGCTGGAGGCCGACGAGGACTGGTCGGCCTGGGACCGCAAGATGGCCCGCCTGACGGAGGTAACCCGCCCGAACGCCTGA
- the serB gene encoding phosphoserine phosphatase SerB, with amino-acid sequence MKRLIVSDADSTFFRQEVIELIAEHAGTKDEVAAITERAMRGELDFAASLRERVATLAGVPVEALEKVRAAVELMPGARELVAECQARGWAFGLVSGGFEEVAGPIAHDLGIELVRANRLEVTGGVLTGRTVGPVIDRAAKAATLREWAEKLDIPLEHTVAVGDGANDLDMIALAGVGVAFNAKPVVRAQAAHAIEGRLDAVLDLL; translated from the coding sequence GTGAAGCGACTCATCGTGTCCGACGCCGACTCCACGTTCTTCCGCCAGGAGGTGATCGAGCTGATCGCCGAGCACGCCGGCACCAAGGACGAGGTCGCGGCAATCACCGAGCGCGCGATGCGCGGCGAGCTCGACTTCGCGGCGTCCCTGCGGGAGCGGGTCGCGACGCTGGCCGGCGTGCCCGTCGAGGCTCTGGAAAAGGTGCGTGCCGCCGTCGAGCTGATGCCGGGGGCGCGTGAGCTGGTGGCCGAGTGCCAGGCCCGCGGCTGGGCGTTCGGGCTGGTCTCGGGCGGGTTCGAGGAGGTCGCCGGTCCGATCGCACACGACCTCGGGATCGAGCTGGTGCGCGCCAACCGGCTCGAGGTGACAGGCGGCGTCCTGACCGGCCGGACCGTCGGACCCGTGATCGACCGCGCCGCCAAGGCCGCGACGCTGCGCGAGTGGGCCGAGAAGCTAGACATCCCTCTGGAGCACACGGTCGCGGTGGGCGACGGCGCCAATGACCTCGACATGATCGCGCTGGCCGGCGTGGGCGTCGCGTTCAACGCCAAGCCCGTCGTCCGGGCGCAGGCCGCCCACGCGATAGAAGGCCGCCTGGACGCCGTCCTCGACCTCCTCTGA
- the glgC gene encoding glucose-1-phosphate adenylyltransferase encodes MAPAPRVLAIVLAGGEGKRLMPLTAARAKPAVPFGGIYRLVDFALSNIVNSRYLHVVVLTQYKSHSLDRHISKTWRMSPLLGNFVAPVPAQQRVGKHWYLGSADAIYQCLNIIDDERPDIVVVVGADHVYRMDFSQMVDAHIESGARASVAAIRQPIGMADQFGVIDVDPADPTKIREFLEKPTNPTGLPDSPGEVLASMGNYVFDADALVEAVTKDAANPDSRHDMGGDIIPAFVAQGEAGVYDFIRNDVPGSTERDRGYWRDVGTIDSYYDAHTDLIAVHPIFNLYNYDWPLYTGYTGLPPAKFVHAGPGRMGHAAESIVSPGVLISGAQAAGSVLSPGVHLHSWSNVSNSVLMDDVQVHRYAHVHRAIVDKNVVVNERARIGVDHEEDRARGFTVTKSGLTVVPKGTVVD; translated from the coding sequence ATGGCTCCCGCCCCCCGCGTCCTTGCGATCGTCCTCGCCGGCGGCGAGGGAAAGCGGCTGATGCCGCTCACCGCCGCCCGCGCCAAGCCCGCAGTGCCCTTCGGCGGTATCTACCGACTGGTCGACTTCGCCCTGTCCAACATCGTCAACTCGCGTTACCTGCACGTCGTCGTGCTGACGCAGTACAAGTCGCACTCCCTGGACCGCCACATCTCCAAGACGTGGCGCATGTCGCCGCTGCTGGGGAACTTCGTGGCCCCCGTGCCCGCACAGCAGCGGGTCGGCAAGCACTGGTACCTCGGCAGCGCCGACGCGATCTACCAGTGCCTGAACATCATCGACGACGAGCGCCCCGACATCGTTGTTGTGGTCGGCGCCGACCACGTGTACCGCATGGACTTCTCGCAGATGGTGGACGCGCACATCGAGTCGGGGGCGCGGGCGTCGGTCGCCGCGATCCGGCAGCCGATCGGGATGGCCGACCAGTTCGGCGTCATCGACGTCGACCCCGCCGATCCGACGAAGATCCGCGAGTTCCTGGAGAAGCCGACCAACCCCACGGGCCTGCCCGACTCCCCGGGCGAGGTGCTGGCCTCCATGGGCAACTACGTGTTCGACGCCGATGCGCTGGTCGAGGCCGTCACCAAGGACGCCGCCAACCCCGACTCCCGGCACGACATGGGCGGCGACATCATCCCGGCGTTCGTGGCCCAGGGCGAGGCCGGCGTGTACGACTTCATCCGCAACGACGTGCCCGGCTCCACCGAGCGCGACCGCGGCTACTGGCGCGACGTCGGGACCATCGACTCGTACTACGACGCGCACACGGACCTCATCGCCGTGCACCCCATCTTCAACCTCTACAACTACGACTGGCCCCTGTACACGGGGTACACGGGACTGCCGCCGGCGAAGTTCGTGCACGCCGGGCCGGGGCGCATGGGGCACGCGGCGGAGTCGATCGTGTCGCCGGGCGTGCTCATCTCGGGCGCGCAGGCCGCGGGGTCGGTGCTGTCCCCCGGTGTGCACCTGCACTCCTGGTCGAACGTGTCGAACTCGGTGCTGATGGACGACGTCCAGGTGCACCGGTACGCGCACGTGCACCGGGCGATCGTCGACAAGAACGTGGTGGTCAACGAGCGGGCCCGCATCGGCGTGGACCACGAGGAGGACCGCGCACGGGGCTTCACGGTCACGAAGAGCGGCCTGACGGTGGTCCCCAAGGGCACGGTCGTCGACTGA
- the glgA gene encoding glycogen synthase codes for MDLLTREFPPHIYGGGGVHVTELAAVLRPHIDVRVRCFDGPRDAAAEAAGVTGYDTPSALADANTALATLGTDLLMANDVAGADLLHSHTWYANMAGHLGGLLHGVPHVVTAHSLEPLRPWKAEQLGGGYALSSWAERTAYLGAAGVIAVSAGMRADILRVYPELDPERVHVVHNGIDLTGWRRPDIGDPAAEATARRYGIDPDRPAVVFVGRITRQKGLPYLLRAAAQLPPEVQLVLCAGAPDTPEIMAEVRSLTEGLRESRTGVVWIEEMLPRPDLIAVLAACTVFVCPSVYEPLGIVNLEAMAVGLPVVGTATGGIPEVVDDGVTGLLVPIEQSDDGTGTPLDPDRFVADLAEALTRVATDAETATHMGAAGRRRAEDHFAWSAIADRTMDVYRRVLA; via the coding sequence GTGGACCTGCTGACCCGCGAGTTCCCGCCGCACATCTATGGCGGCGGGGGCGTGCACGTCACCGAGCTCGCCGCGGTGCTGCGCCCGCACATCGACGTCCGGGTGCGCTGCTTCGACGGCCCGCGGGACGCCGCTGCCGAGGCGGCCGGCGTCACGGGCTACGACACGCCGTCGGCCCTGGCGGACGCGAACACCGCGCTGGCCACCCTGGGCACGGACCTCCTGATGGCGAACGATGTCGCGGGCGCCGACCTGCTGCACTCCCACACCTGGTACGCCAACATGGCCGGCCACCTGGGTGGGCTGCTGCACGGTGTGCCGCACGTCGTCACCGCCCACTCCCTGGAGCCCCTGCGGCCCTGGAAGGCGGAACAGCTCGGCGGCGGCTACGCGCTCTCGTCCTGGGCGGAACGCACCGCCTACCTGGGCGCTGCCGGCGTCATCGCGGTCTCGGCGGGCATGCGAGCCGACATCCTGCGCGTCTACCCGGAGCTCGACCCGGAGCGCGTGCACGTGGTGCACAACGGCATCGACCTGACGGGCTGGCGGCGCCCCGACATCGGCGACCCCGCAGCCGAGGCGACCGCGCGCCGCTACGGCATCGACCCGGACAGGCCTGCCGTCGTGTTCGTCGGCCGGATCACCCGGCAGAAGGGCCTGCCGTACCTGCTGCGGGCAGCCGCCCAGCTGCCGCCGGAGGTGCAGCTCGTGCTGTGCGCCGGGGCGCCCGACACTCCCGAGATCATGGCGGAGGTCCGGAGCCTCACCGAGGGCCTGCGCGAGTCCCGCACCGGCGTCGTCTGGATCGAGGAGATGCTGCCCCGGCCCGACCTGATCGCCGTCCTGGCCGCCTGCACCGTCTTTGTCTGCCCGAGCGTCTACGAGCCGCTCGGCATCGTGAACCTTGAGGCCATGGCCGTGGGCCTGCCGGTGGTCGGCACGGCCACGGGCGGCATCCCCGAGGTGGTCGACGACGGCGTCACTGGCCTCCTGGTCCCGATCGAACAGTCCGACGACGGCACGGGCACCCCGCTGGATCCCGACCGCTTCGTCGCCGACCTCGCCGAGGCGCTCACCCGCGTGGCGACCGACGCCGAGACCGCGACGCACATGGGGGCCGCCGGCCGCCGTCGGGCCGAGGACCACTTCGCCTGGTCGGCGATAGCCGACCGCACCATGGACGTCTACCGCAGGGTGCTCGCCTAG